A window of the Oncorhynchus kisutch isolate 150728-3 linkage group LG12, Okis_V2, whole genome shotgun sequence genome harbors these coding sequences:
- the mrps18a gene encoding 39S ribosomal protein S18a, mitochondrial: MAARCVLGSIWTSLSGVKSMASSSNMSVFQSITNYPQLSVFGIIQSRGIRQVVEKKEGKTTIIEGLTQDTLAGPQPPNPTAQCPIYQWNLQNKYNYTDVLLLSQFIRSDGGMLPRRVTGLCAQEHRKIAICVQMAHRAGLLPDHKPPLPEGHVPKKPKPQLNRYLTRWSIDSVKPIYRAGLKWCKNRISVGHPALRNNVQYGKKILYLKH; this comes from the exons ATGGCAGCGCGCTGTGTGCTGGGGTCTATTTGGACCTCTCTATCTGGTGTTAAAAGTATGGCCAGCAGCAGCAATATGAGTGTCTTTCAGAGTATAACCAATTACCCTCAACTCTCGGTTTTTGGGATTATTCAAAGTAGAGGAATTCGACAAG tcgTGGAAAAGAAAGAAGGAAAAACAACAATA ATTGAGGGGTTAACACAGGATACTCTAGCCGGACCACAGCCACCCAACCCCACAGCCCAGTGCCCCATCTACCAATGGAACCTGCAAAACAAATACAACTACACA GATGTCCTGTTGCTCAGTCAGTTCATCAGGTCTGATGGAGGAATGCTGCCTCGTAGAGTCACTGGTCTCTGTGCCCAAGAGCACCGCAAGATTGCCATCTGTGTGCAAATGGCGCATAGAGCAG GTCTTCTCCCCGATCACAAACCACCTCTCCCAGAGGGACACGTACCAAAGAAGCCCAAGCCCCAGCTCAACAG ATACCTGACTCGCTGGTCCATTGATTCAGTGAAGCCCATCTATAGGGCAGGGCTGAAGTGGTGTAAGAATCGCATCTCTGTCGGCCACCCAGCTCTCAGAAACAATGTACAATACGGCAAGAAAATCCTCTACCTGAAACATTGA